One genomic window of Paramormyrops kingsleyae isolate MSU_618 chromosome 22, PKINGS_0.4, whole genome shotgun sequence includes the following:
- the LOC111843302 gene encoding axin-2-like isoform X2: MKRALTDHFVSSFREDAPRPPVPGEEGEAPCNSPGKLAGVRPQSKAKAAVIDPPVFAARRDEDGLGEPEGSASPDSPLIRWTKSLHSLLGDQDGAHLFSIFLERENCADTLDFWFACNGFRQMNLKDGKTLRVAKAIYKRYIENNSIVAKQLKSATKVYIRDNIKKGQIDSSMFDQAQTEIQATMEENAYQMFLTSDIFLEYVRAGCESPAHIGHSGLGSLKLMCGYLSRLNVEDEWTGKDFKAVDLASMVGLSTKAPRAAAPLRSADVPRNEYRLRRCPDPTKSCPPNAGCVLAPASSAHDSEASSDALTDDSVSVTDSSVDGAPTYKPGSRKLLKREMHRSVKVNGRVLLPDFPQMQRPPRDMGPVEPAAFAAQLIARLERLKREQDTRSSLEQRLQQIQEEEEGEVPGVALCDEDPQAILDEHLSRVLRSPGCQSPGTGVGVACRCLSPDTRAPCRLSHLTATQQQPGEGADGARCRMGLCSSPIGSGLGSLVAVHCGQCNATPRRPCQAGEGSAMAPCGCEAVQPPSDTADRSHGVWQWILDSERQGRHRSHGTQRARKPHTGNAALLRNLASGGAGGHSRAAQPSQPFVQDPSMPPLPPPNTLAQLEEARRRLEEASKQRCAAPSPAAERHRPAPIPNGRALLSGPAAQTEEVRDPHPGPEIVVTYFFCGEHIPYRRMVRSPSLTLRHFKEQLRKKGDYRYYFKKASDEFECGAVFEEVWEDAAVLPMYEGKILGKVERMD, translated from the exons ATGAAGCGGGCGCTTACGGACCATTTCGTCAGCAGCTTTAGAGAAGATGCCCCTCGTCCGCCGGTGCCGGGGGAAGAGGGAGAGGCGCCGTGCAACAGCCCCGGCAAACTTGCTGGGGTCAGACCCCAGAGTAAAGCTAAAGCGGCAGTCATCGACCCCCCTGTGTTTGCGGCCAGGAGGGACGAGGATGGACTGGGGGAGCCTGAAGGGAGCGCGTCCCCGGATTCCCCGCTCATCCGATGGACGAAGTCCCTGCACTCCCTGCTGGGCGACCAGGACGGCGCCCATCTCTTCAGTATATTCCTGGAACGGGAGAATTGCGCCGACACGTTAGATTTCTGGTTCGCATGCAACGGCTTCAGGCAGATGAACCTCAAGGATGGCAAAACGCTTCGAGTCGCCAAAGCCATTTACAAACGATACATCGAGAACAACAGCATCGTCGCGAAGCAGCTGAAGAGCGCAACTAAAGTCTACATAAGGGATAATATCAAAAAGGGCCAGATAGACTCGTCCATGTTCGACCAGGCGCAGACAGAAATACAGGCAACCATGGAGGAAAATGCTTACCAGATGTTTTTGACCTCTGATATATTCCTCGAATACGTCCGTGCCGGATGTGAGAGCCCGGCTCATATTGGCCACAGCGGGCTGGGGAGTCTAAAATTGATGTGCGGATACTTGTCTAGGTTAAACGTGGAAGATGAGTGGACTGGCAAAGACTTTAAAGCCGTGGATCTGGCTTCAATGGTTGGGCTCTCGACAAAAGCGCCGCGGGCGGCTGCGCCTCTGAGGTCTGCGGATGTGCCGCGGAATGAATATAG GCTGCGCCGGTGCCCCGATCCCACCAAGTCGTGCCCCCCCAACGCGGGCTGTGTGTTGGCCCCTGCGTCCAGCGCCCACGACAGCGAGGCCTCCAGCGACGCTCTCACGGacgactctgtgtctgtgacggACAGCAGCGT GGATGGTGCCCCCACGTACAAGCCGGGCTCCCGGAAGCTGCTGAAGCGTGAAATGCACCGCAGCGTCAAGGTGAACGGCCGTGTGCTGCTGCCTGACTTCCCA CAGATGCAGCGCcccccccgggacatgggccCCGTGGAGCCGGCGGCCTTTGCCGCGCAGCTGATCGCCCGGCTGGAGCGGCTGAAGCGGGAGCAGGACACCCGGAGCTCCCTGGAGCAGCGGCTGCAGCAGATCCAGGAG gaggaggagggggaggtgccGGGCGTCGCCCTGTGTGACGAGGACCCCCAGGCCATTCTGGATGAGCACCTGTCCAGAGTGCTGCGCAGCCCCGGCTGCCAGTCTCCCGGCACCGGCGTGGGCGTGGCCTGCCGCTGCCTCTCCCCAGACACccgcgccccctgcaggctgtcACACCTCACTGCCACCCAGCAGCAGCCCGGTGAGGGGGCGGACGGGGCCCGGTGCCGGATGGGGCTCTGCTCCTCTCCCATTGGTTCTGGCCTTGGCAGCCTGGtcgcagtgcattgtgg GCAGTGTAACGCGACGCCACGGCGCCCCTGTCAGGCCGGGGAAGGGAGCGCCATGGCACCCTGCGGATGCGAGGCCGTGCAGCCCCCGTCGGACACTGCCGACCGCTCGCACGGCGTGTGGCAGTGGATTCTGGACAGCGAGAGGCAGGGCCGGCACAGGTCACATGG CACCCAGCGCGCCAGAAAGCCACACACGGGCAACGCCGCACTGCTGCGCAATCTGGCCAGTGGGGGCGCCGGCGGTCACTCCCGTGCGGCTCAGCCCTCCCAGCCCTTTGTTCAGGACCCCTCtatgccccccctgcccccacccaacACGCTGGCACAGCTGGAGGAGGCGCGCCGGCGCCTGGAGGAGGCCTCCAAGCAAAg gtGTGCAGCCCCCAGCCCTGCGGCGGAAAGACACCGGCCAGCACCCATCCCCAATGGACGTGCACTGCTGTCCGGCCCTGCGGCGCAAACAGAAGA GGTGAGAGATCCGCACCCCGGCCCCGAGATTGTCGTCACCTACTTCTTCTGTGGGGAGCACATCCCGTACCGGAGGATGGTGAGGTCGCCCAGCCTGACCCTGCGCCACTTCAAGGAGCAGCTTCGCAAGAAGGGCGATTACAG GTACTATTTCAAGAAGGCCAGCGACGAGTTTGAGTGCGGCGCCGTCTTCGAGGAGGTGTGGGAGGACGCGGCCGTGCTGCCCATGTACGAGGGCAAGATCCTGGGCAAGGTGGAGAGGATGGACTGA
- the LOC111843302 gene encoding axin-2-like isoform X1, producing MKRALTDHFVSSFREDAPRPPVPGEEGEAPCNSPGKLAGVRPQSKAKAAVIDPPVFAARRDEDGLGEPEGSASPDSPLIRWTKSLHSLLGDQDGAHLFSIFLERENCADTLDFWFACNGFRQMNLKDGKTLRVAKAIYKRYIENNSIVAKQLKSATKVYIRDNIKKGQIDSSMFDQAQTEIQATMEENAYQMFLTSDIFLEYVRAGCESPAHIGHSGLGSLKLMCGYLSRLNVEDEWTGKDFKAVDLASMVGLSTKAPRAAAPLRSADVPRNEYRLRRCPDPTKSCPPNAGCVLAPASSAHDSEASSDALTDDSVSVTDSSVDGAPTYKPGSRKLLKREMHRSVKVNGRVLLPDFPQMQRPPRDMGPVEPAAFAAQLIARLERLKREQDTRSSLEQRLQQIQEEEEGEVPGVALCDEDPQAILDEHLSRVLRSPGCQSPGTGVGVACRCLSPDTRAPCRLSHLTATQQQPGEGADGARCRMGLCSSPIGSGLGSLVAVHCGRQCNATPRRPCQAGEGSAMAPCGCEAVQPPSDTADRSHGVWQWILDSERQGRHRSHGTQRARKPHTGNAALLRNLASGGAGGHSRAAQPSQPFVQDPSMPPLPPPNTLAQLEEARRRLEEASKQRCAAPSPAAERHRPAPIPNGRALLSGPAAQTEEVRDPHPGPEIVVTYFFCGEHIPYRRMVRSPSLTLRHFKEQLRKKGDYRYYFKKASDEFECGAVFEEVWEDAAVLPMYEGKILGKVERMD from the exons ATGAAGCGGGCGCTTACGGACCATTTCGTCAGCAGCTTTAGAGAAGATGCCCCTCGTCCGCCGGTGCCGGGGGAAGAGGGAGAGGCGCCGTGCAACAGCCCCGGCAAACTTGCTGGGGTCAGACCCCAGAGTAAAGCTAAAGCGGCAGTCATCGACCCCCCTGTGTTTGCGGCCAGGAGGGACGAGGATGGACTGGGGGAGCCTGAAGGGAGCGCGTCCCCGGATTCCCCGCTCATCCGATGGACGAAGTCCCTGCACTCCCTGCTGGGCGACCAGGACGGCGCCCATCTCTTCAGTATATTCCTGGAACGGGAGAATTGCGCCGACACGTTAGATTTCTGGTTCGCATGCAACGGCTTCAGGCAGATGAACCTCAAGGATGGCAAAACGCTTCGAGTCGCCAAAGCCATTTACAAACGATACATCGAGAACAACAGCATCGTCGCGAAGCAGCTGAAGAGCGCAACTAAAGTCTACATAAGGGATAATATCAAAAAGGGCCAGATAGACTCGTCCATGTTCGACCAGGCGCAGACAGAAATACAGGCAACCATGGAGGAAAATGCTTACCAGATGTTTTTGACCTCTGATATATTCCTCGAATACGTCCGTGCCGGATGTGAGAGCCCGGCTCATATTGGCCACAGCGGGCTGGGGAGTCTAAAATTGATGTGCGGATACTTGTCTAGGTTAAACGTGGAAGATGAGTGGACTGGCAAAGACTTTAAAGCCGTGGATCTGGCTTCAATGGTTGGGCTCTCGACAAAAGCGCCGCGGGCGGCTGCGCCTCTGAGGTCTGCGGATGTGCCGCGGAATGAATATAG GCTGCGCCGGTGCCCCGATCCCACCAAGTCGTGCCCCCCCAACGCGGGCTGTGTGTTGGCCCCTGCGTCCAGCGCCCACGACAGCGAGGCCTCCAGCGACGCTCTCACGGacgactctgtgtctgtgacggACAGCAGCGT GGATGGTGCCCCCACGTACAAGCCGGGCTCCCGGAAGCTGCTGAAGCGTGAAATGCACCGCAGCGTCAAGGTGAACGGCCGTGTGCTGCTGCCTGACTTCCCA CAGATGCAGCGCcccccccgggacatgggccCCGTGGAGCCGGCGGCCTTTGCCGCGCAGCTGATCGCCCGGCTGGAGCGGCTGAAGCGGGAGCAGGACACCCGGAGCTCCCTGGAGCAGCGGCTGCAGCAGATCCAGGAG gaggaggagggggaggtgccGGGCGTCGCCCTGTGTGACGAGGACCCCCAGGCCATTCTGGATGAGCACCTGTCCAGAGTGCTGCGCAGCCCCGGCTGCCAGTCTCCCGGCACCGGCGTGGGCGTGGCCTGCCGCTGCCTCTCCCCAGACACccgcgccccctgcaggctgtcACACCTCACTGCCACCCAGCAGCAGCCCGGTGAGGGGGCGGACGGGGCCCGGTGCCGGATGGGGCTCTGCTCCTCTCCCATTGGTTCTGGCCTTGGCAGCCTGGtcgcagtgcattgtgg CAGGCAGTGTAACGCGACGCCACGGCGCCCCTGTCAGGCCGGGGAAGGGAGCGCCATGGCACCCTGCGGATGCGAGGCCGTGCAGCCCCCGTCGGACACTGCCGACCGCTCGCACGGCGTGTGGCAGTGGATTCTGGACAGCGAGAGGCAGGGCCGGCACAGGTCACATGG CACCCAGCGCGCCAGAAAGCCACACACGGGCAACGCCGCACTGCTGCGCAATCTGGCCAGTGGGGGCGCCGGCGGTCACTCCCGTGCGGCTCAGCCCTCCCAGCCCTTTGTTCAGGACCCCTCtatgccccccctgcccccacccaacACGCTGGCACAGCTGGAGGAGGCGCGCCGGCGCCTGGAGGAGGCCTCCAAGCAAAg gtGTGCAGCCCCCAGCCCTGCGGCGGAAAGACACCGGCCAGCACCCATCCCCAATGGACGTGCACTGCTGTCCGGCCCTGCGGCGCAAACAGAAGA GGTGAGAGATCCGCACCCCGGCCCCGAGATTGTCGTCACCTACTTCTTCTGTGGGGAGCACATCCCGTACCGGAGGATGGTGAGGTCGCCCAGCCTGACCCTGCGCCACTTCAAGGAGCAGCTTCGCAAGAAGGGCGATTACAG GTACTATTTCAAGAAGGCCAGCGACGAGTTTGAGTGCGGCGCCGTCTTCGAGGAGGTGTGGGAGGACGCGGCCGTGCTGCCCATGTACGAGGGCAAGATCCTGGGCAAGGTGGAGAGGATGGACTGA